From the Candidatus Blochmannia vicinus genome, the window AATTTTATAAACCTAAATGTCTATGAATATTAATTATCGAATCGCAATATTACCAGGGGATGGTATTGGACCAGAAATTACAAAACAAGTGTATAAGGTTTTAAATGTAATCAGGAAAAAGTTTCAAGTCAATATTGTTACTACAGAACATAAGGTAGGAGGAGATGCAATTAATAGTGAAGGCACTCCTTTGCCTGATAGTACTTTAAAACATTGTGAACAATCAGATGCAATACTGCTCGGAGCAGTGGGAGGGCCACAGTGGGCGCATTTAAAAGGATCAGATGGACCGGAACAAGGTGCTTTATTAGCTTTACGAAAACATTTTAATTTATTTGCTAATTTAAGACCTATATATCTTTCTGCTACGTTGAAGGAGTTATCTCCTTTAAATATAAAAATCATTTCAGATGGAATAGATATGATATGTGTACGTGAATTAATTGGAGGTATTTATTTTAGCAAACCACAAGGGCGTTCAGGCGTAGGTTCGCATGAATATGCTTTTGATACTACCATTTATCATCGATTTGAAATAGAACGCATTGCTAATATTGCTTTTAAATTAGCTCAAATGAGACGTAAGCATGTATCTTCTATCGATAAAGCTAATGTATTGCATACTTCTATGTTATGGAGAGAAGTAGTATCACAGGTTGCAAAAAATTATCCAGATGTTGAATTGGAACATTTATACGTTGATAACGCTAGTATGCAATTAATTAAAAATCCGTCTAGATTTGATATTATTTTATGTTCAAATTTATTTGGTGATATTTTATCTGATGAATGCGCCATGATAAGTGGATCAATTGGTACACTGCCTTCTGCTAGTATTAATGAGTGT encodes:
- the leuB gene encoding 3-isopropylmalate dehydrogenase, producing the protein MNINYRIAILPGDGIGPEITKQVYKVLNVIRKKFQVNIVTTEHKVGGDAINSEGTPLPDSTLKHCEQSDAILLGAVGGPQWAHLKGSDGPEQGALLALRKHFNLFANLRPIYLSATLKELSPLNIKIISDGIDMICVRELIGGIYFSKPQGRSGVGSHEYAFDTTIYHRFEIERIANIAFKLAQMRRKHVSSIDKANVLHTSMLWREVVSQVAKNYPDVELEHLYVDNASMQLIKNPSRFDIILCSNLFGDILSDECAMISGSIGTLPSASINECDFGLYEPAGGSAPDIAGKNIANPIAHILSTALLFRYSLKLNHIAIAIEKAVSQALTLGYRTFDIASEYNKSISTNAMGDIIASLIKK